GCAGGGAAAAAAACCCAAATGAGATGCTGTAAGCTGAAACGGCTGAAAACTGATTTTACTGAGCCCCTTCTTAATTTCCTGCAGCCTTTGTTCTCTGACTTCGCCTAAAAATTTAAGTGTTAGGTGATAAATATCCGTAAATTTTAGCCTTGCAGAACTTCTGTCCATCCTATTCTGTATTTTCCTGAAAAAAGCTGCTTCTTTGAAGCCTATGGCTATGAATAACCTCATGGGAACAAAGAAAAAAATAAAGTATATAAAACTTAAGAACAAAATTATTCTTTCTTTTCAGGCTCTTCTTCCTGCGCTTCTTCTGGATTCTCTTCGTCTTTGCTTTCTTCAGCAGGCTCTTCTTCTTCGCCGAAATCCTCTGTGTCTGTTTCCTCTTCCTGCGGCTCTTTTTCTGGCTCTGTGTCCTGTGCTTCGCCGAAATCCTCAGATTCTGATGTCTCAGCTTCTGGCTGGGTTTCAGGCTCTTCAACAGGGCCTTCAGCCTCGCCTACTGTTTCTGC
This DNA window, taken from Candidatus Woesearchaeota archaeon, encodes the following:
- a CDS encoding TRAM domain-containing protein — translated: MYGNRNFGGPRRGGFSPVQVGQELDVKIEAVGEKGDGIAKEKGFVLFVPGTKEGDEVRIKVTKVLRNVGFAETVGEAEGPVEEPETQPEAETSESEDFGEAQDTEPEKEPQEEETDTEDFGEEEEPAEESKDEENPEEAQEEEPEKKE